In a single window of the Bacteroidota bacterium genome:
- a CDS encoding AI-2E family transporter, with the protein MQQENEPQINSENTPSFQKKVWITTGILAFTIIVLLVFKATFGVFLLVLAGTLIAIFFRGLSNFIQRKTKWKEGVCVAISIIGTLLIVAGLFWLIGAKVQAQIAELMETLPKTIDNAKVKLNNSSIGEKIIDKLSSKNSLDKAQVFAGQFFQSTFGVFGDIYVILFVGIFFTISPQTYTKGMVQLIPVKGQKKANQVLDKLGEHLRNWLKGKLFSMFVVFVLTAIGLAIIGMPLWLVLALLAGLISFIPNFGPLLALIPAVLVALMQSPESAALVVGLYILIQFIESNFITPLVQQKLINMPPALLIIAQLLMATLTGGWGLVLATPLTVSVIILVQELYLKNRSC; encoded by the coding sequence ATGCAGCAAGAGAATGAACCTCAAATAAATTCAGAAAACACTCCCTCTTTTCAAAAAAAAGTATGGATAACAACCGGAATACTTGCTTTTACAATAATTGTCTTACTGGTTTTTAAAGCCACGTTTGGCGTTTTTTTATTAGTATTGGCAGGAACGCTCATAGCTATATTTTTTAGAGGGTTGAGCAATTTCATTCAACGTAAAACAAAATGGAAAGAAGGCGTATGTGTAGCTATTTCCATTATAGGCACCTTGTTAATAGTTGCAGGGTTATTTTGGTTGATTGGAGCAAAAGTGCAGGCACAAATAGCTGAACTAATGGAAACACTGCCTAAAACTATTGATAATGCAAAGGTGAAATTGAATAATAGTTCAATAGGCGAAAAAATCATTGATAAGCTATCCTCAAAAAATTCATTGGATAAAGCGCAAGTGTTTGCGGGACAATTTTTTCAGTCCACATTCGGGGTGTTCGGTGATATTTATGTGATTTTATTTGTTGGAATTTTCTTCACCATTTCGCCCCAAACGTACACCAAAGGTATGGTGCAACTGATACCTGTAAAAGGACAAAAAAAGGCAAATCAGGTGTTGGATAAACTAGGTGAGCATTTACGCAATTGGCTCAAAGGAAAATTGTTTTCAATGTTTGTTGTCTTTGTTTTAACAGCTATAGGTTTAGCTATTATTGGAATGCCGCTTTGGCTTGTGTTAGCTCTTTTGGCAGGATTGATTAGCTTCATTCCCAACTTTGGGCCTTTGCTTGCGTTGATACCTGCCGTACTAGTGGCTCTAATGCAAAGTCCTGAATCCGCGGCTTTGGTTGTCGGACTTTATATTTTAATCCAATTTATCGAAAGTAATTTTATTACACCACTTGTTCAGCAAAAATTAATTAACATGCCTCCTGCACTCTTAATAATTGCACAGTTGTTAATGGCTACGCTGACAGGCGGATGGGGACTAGTTTTGGCAACACCTCTAACCGTTAGTGTAATTATTTTAGTTCAGGAGTTGTATCTTAAAAACAGAAGCTGTTGA
- a CDS encoding PorV/PorQ family protein: protein MIFKFRFIFFSAIFILLFPVITKAQTNAILTAVPGLLINENAQTGGMGEIGTVATEFNFNAAYLQNPALLARNKKVIAGFINYTPLFRSLVPDINLVNIGLLFSPDGKNGFSYAMSYSSLGKITFTSPTGTPLGEYRPFEIYNSLRYARMFSTNFSLGLGYKSIYSKLGPDFMGNDYKGMSHAADIGFNYTSIMPVDEKKDIRLNIGASALNLGPKLTYGFGRYDFVPSVLKIAAMVNINLYLVNKDLITLSFSYQAQKLLVPTPPIRDQNGIVAGTDPDIGVVAGILGSFSDAPGIPIRDANGNFIYNPDNSIQIEKGSVLKEELHEIIHQFGIESRYSFSDIDLALAYRAGYFHEYASKGNRKYITTGVGIQRKAYCIDLAYYISVIARHPMGNTTVFAFSYQLFRQ, encoded by the coding sequence ATGATCTTTAAGTTTAGATTTATTTTTTTTTCAGCCATATTTATTTTGTTGTTTCCTGTTATTACTAAAGCTCAAACAAATGCAATTTTAACTGCAGTTCCTGGATTGTTAATCAATGAAAATGCACAAACAGGGGGCATGGGAGAAATTGGAACCGTGGCTACTGAATTTAATTTCAATGCGGCATATTTGCAAAATCCGGCTCTTTTAGCAAGAAACAAAAAGGTTATTGCTGGTTTTATTAACTATACACCGTTGTTTAGATCGCTTGTTCCCGATATAAACTTGGTTAACATAGGCTTGTTGTTTTCCCCTGATGGCAAAAATGGGTTTTCTTATGCAATGAGTTACTCTTCTTTAGGCAAAATAACTTTTACAAGTCCAACAGGAACACCATTGGGAGAATATAGACCATTTGAAATATACAATTCCCTAAGATATGCAAGAATGTTTTCCACTAATTTTTCTCTTGGATTAGGATACAAAAGTATATATTCAAAACTCGGTCCTGATTTTATGGGGAATGATTACAAAGGAATGTCTCATGCTGCCGATATTGGGTTTAACTATACATCGATAATGCCAGTAGATGAAAAAAAAGACATCAGACTGAATATTGGCGCATCGGCTTTAAATTTAGGACCAAAATTAACTTATGGTTTTGGAAGGTATGATTTTGTTCCCTCAGTTTTAAAAATTGCTGCTATGGTAAACATAAACCTTTATTTAGTGAACAAAGACCTTATTACCCTTTCATTTTCTTATCAAGCACAAAAGTTATTGGTTCCCACTCCTCCAATAAGAGATCAAAATGGAATAGTAGCAGGCACAGACCCTGATATAGGAGTTGTTGCAGGAATTTTAGGTTCTTTTTCAGATGCTCCTGGAATTCCTATTCGGGATGCTAACGGGAATTTCATTTATAATCCGGATAACAGTATTCAAATTGAAAAGGGCAGTGTATTGAAAGAAGAACTCCATGAAATCATTCACCAGTTTGGAATAGAATCAAGATATTCTTTTTCCGATATAGATTTAGCCCTTGCTTATCGTGCAGGCTATTTTCATGAATATGCAAGCAAAGGAAATAGAAAGTATATTACTACCGGAGTTGGAATTCAAAGGAAAGCTTATTGCATTGACCTTGCTTATTATATTTCTGTTATTGCACGACACCCAATGGGCAACACAACTGTTTTTGCCTTTTCTTATCAGCTTTTCAGGCAATAA
- a CDS encoding ergothioneine biosynthesis protein EgtB → MKTGTQIQENIKTNISEIINLFLKVRKQTNDICHPLLIEDYTIQPIIDVSPPKWHLAHTTWFFENFVLIPSKKNYRAFNPGYNYLFNSYYESVGERILRANRGYLSRPTIEDIYNYRMYVNENLLDFLNSNGLITTKILKIIELGINHEQQHQELLLMDIKYILGTNPLFPAFLNSENTNEHPPEKPIENYLDMAEGIYEIGYSGNEFSYDNEKEKHKVYLNSFRYLDRLITNQEYLEFIEAKGYEDFSFWLQEGWEWIKLNNITSPLYWHYSQKQWHYYTLRGLKPLGYHDPVTHVSYYEADAFAKWKNKRLLTEFEWEVVAKELYKVIPENANFLEEGHYAPVPRKNYSTQLFGDVWEWTSSAYLPYPGFKIAQGALGEYNGKFMINQMILRGGSCATPKNHIRFSYRNFFHPDKRWQFSGIRLAENLK, encoded by the coding sequence ATGAAAACAGGAACACAAATACAGGAAAATATAAAGACAAATATTTCTGAAATAATAAATTTATTCCTGAAAGTCAGAAAACAAACCAATGATATCTGCCACCCATTATTGATCGAGGATTATACAATTCAACCTATTATTGATGTGAGTCCCCCAAAATGGCACCTGGCACATACAACCTGGTTTTTTGAAAATTTCGTTCTCATCCCCAGTAAAAAGAATTATCGTGCTTTTAATCCTGGTTATAATTATCTTTTTAACAGTTACTATGAATCAGTAGGAGAAAGAATACTAAGAGCAAACAGGGGGTATTTATCCAGGCCAACTATTGAAGATATTTATAATTACAGGATGTATGTTAATGAGAACCTGCTTGATTTTTTGAATTCAAATGGCCTGATTACAACAAAAATTTTGAAAATAATTGAATTGGGAATTAACCATGAGCAACAACACCAGGAACTGCTATTAATGGATATAAAATACATTTTAGGTACAAATCCATTATTTCCAGCATTTTTAAATTCCGAAAACACAAATGAGCATCCTCCTGAAAAACCAATTGAAAATTATCTGGATATGGCTGAAGGCATTTATGAAATAGGATACAGTGGAAATGAATTTTCATATGATAATGAAAAAGAAAAACATAAAGTATACTTAAATTCTTTCCGCTATCTGGACAGGCTAATTACCAATCAGGAATATTTAGAATTCATTGAAGCCAAAGGATACGAAGATTTCAGTTTTTGGCTTCAGGAGGGCTGGGAATGGATAAAACTCAATAATATCACTTCACCTCTATATTGGCATTATTCTCAAAAACAGTGGCATTATTACACTTTAAGAGGGTTAAAACCACTTGGCTATCACGATCCTGTAACCCATGTGAGTTATTATGAGGCTGATGCTTTTGCCAAATGGAAAAATAAAAGACTGCTTACTGAATTTGAATGGGAAGTAGTTGCAAAGGAATTATATAAAGTAATACCTGAAAATGCCAATTTTCTAGAAGAAGGGCATTATGCCCCTGTTCCAAGAAAAAATTATTCAACCCAGTTATTTGGGGATGTCTGGGAATGGACCAGTAGTGCTTACCTTCCTTATCCTGGCTTTAAAATAGCACAAGGTGCTTTAGGTGAATACAATGGAAAGTTTATGATTAACCAAATGATTTTAAGGGGGGGATCCTGCGCAACACCAAAAAACCATATAAGATTTTCATACCGCAATTTTTTTCATCCTGATAAGAGATGGCAATTCTCAGGAATAAGATTAGCGGAAAACCTAAAATAA
- a CDS encoding BON domain-containing protein, whose product MEQSEVKKAIKDQFIWDDRILSANINVEILDGTVRLSGEVPDFSSRKAAEEDALSISGVNRVENNIEVTYPESVVVPTDEQVMDILNELLSLDDGIDADSISVSVNDGVATVKGTVDAYWKKNVIKGYAFRITGIKEVIDSIIVSRNRIYSDQEIVSDIKKAFERNDYHNTRNIKVDVKNRIVTLSGKVPSHLARMRVNEIVNYTSGVCEIVDNLSIEKQASYGNM is encoded by the coding sequence ATGGAGCAATCTGAGGTTAAAAAGGCTATTAAGGATCAATTTATCTGGGACGATAGAATTTTGTCTGCAAATATTAATGTAGAAATTCTGGATGGAACCGTAAGGTTAAGTGGAGAGGTTCCTGATTTTTCTAGCCGAAAGGCAGCAGAGGAAGATGCCCTTTCAATATCAGGAGTTAATCGCGTGGAAAATAATATTGAAGTAACTTATCCTGAATCTGTTGTTGTTCCCACTGATGAACAGGTAATGGATATCTTAAATGAACTATTGAGCCTTGATGATGGGATTGATGCTGATTCGATTTCCGTTTCAGTAAATGATGGAGTTGCTACTGTGAAAGGGACGGTTGATGCTTACTGGAAAAAAAATGTAATTAAGGGATATGCATTTAGAATTACTGGAATAAAAGAAGTAATTGATTCTATTATAGTTAGCAGAAACAGAATTTATTCAGATCAGGAAATAGTTTCAGACATTAAAAAAGCCTTTGAAAGAAACGATTATCATAATACAAGAAATATAAAAGTGGATGTTAAAAACAGAATAGTGACTTTATCAGGAAAAGTCCCTTCACACCTTGCCAGGATGAGAGTAAATGAAATAGTGAATTACACCTCTGGGGTATGTGAAATTGTAGATAATCTTAGTATTGAAAAACAAGCCTCTTATGGTAACATGTAA
- a CDS encoding L-histidine N(alpha)-methyltransferase, whose protein sequence is MEDILIKANVTKFASEVMEGLSAFPKYLHSKHLYDECGDRLFKAIMLMPEYYLTDSEYEIFSSHKDELIKTFTETKNEFILIELGAGDALKTKLLLKQLSDEQVKFKYMPIDISANAIEKLEEDLASNIPAVTVQGINDEFLPAIEKLKNIETRKVILFLGSSIGNFESTEALEFLSDLAKTLSPDDLFLIGFDLKKDPSVILDAYNDKQGITGAFNFNILERINKELGGNFDISKFKHYPTYDPINGEARSYLISKQKQDVYIEAINKVIFFDQWEPIKIEVSKKYDLESIEKLAKNAGFTIKYNFYDCRNYFVDSVWNLS, encoded by the coding sequence ATGGAAGATATATTAATAAAAGCAAATGTCACCAAATTTGCATCAGAGGTAATGGAAGGACTTTCTGCCTTTCCCAAGTATTTGCACTCAAAACACCTTTATGACGAATGCGGTGATCGTTTATTTAAAGCAATCATGCTTATGCCTGAGTATTATTTAACGGATAGCGAATATGAAATTTTTTCTAGCCATAAAGATGAACTCATTAAAACTTTTACTGAAACTAAAAATGAATTTATTCTTATTGAATTAGGAGCTGGAGATGCACTAAAAACAAAATTACTTTTAAAACAGCTGTCTGATGAGCAAGTAAAATTCAAATATATGCCAATTGATATATCAGCAAATGCAATTGAAAAACTTGAAGAAGATCTGGCATCAAATATTCCTGCAGTTACTGTACAGGGAATTAATGATGAGTTTTTACCTGCAATCGAAAAATTAAAGAACATTGAAACGCGTAAAGTTATTTTATTTTTAGGTTCCAGTATCGGAAACTTCGAATCTACAGAGGCATTGGAATTTCTAAGTGATCTCGCAAAAACACTTAGTCCTGATGACTTGTTTTTAATTGGCTTTGATTTAAAAAAGGACCCTTCAGTAATATTAGACGCATATAATGACAAACAAGGAATTACAGGAGCATTTAATTTCAACATCCTGGAGCGGATAAATAAGGAACTAGGAGGAAATTTTGACATTTCTAAATTTAAACACTACCCCACATATGATCCTATTAATGGGGAGGCAAGGAGTTATCTTATTAGTAAACAAAAACAAGATGTATACATTGAAGCCATTAACAAAGTTATTTTCTTTGACCAGTGGGAACCCATAAAAATTGAGGTTTCAAAAAAATACGATCTTGAATCAATAGAAAAACTTGCAAAAAATGCAGGTTTTACAATTAAATATAATTTTTATGATTGCAGGAATTATTTTGTTGATTCAGTTTGGAATTTGAGTTGA
- a CDS encoding T9SS type A sorting domain-containing protein, whose protein sequence is MKNKLFLYLSIFSMAVILTSISYYYTSFYQPQQNAKAKIEKFSRPAEHFFLQRSYPDTFFDIKAYEVVLKQEQIRYATSRSSSRSINSEWTLEGPGNIGGRINSVAVHPTNSNIIYAGNAGGGIFKTTNGGTTWFPIFDDQAYLSIGCLTIDPNDPNTIYAGTGDPNISGYPAIGDGIYKSTDAGASWNHIGLTDQRIVSKIIIDPSNSNTIYAATMGLPFAPNSDRGLYKSNDGGITWNQILFISSDAGIIDLIMDPFNSQTIYAAGWNRIRNNQQSIVSGQAAKIYKSMDGGVNWNILEGGLPTDNMSRIGMCHSQVNPNTLFAVYVDASTLDLQGIYKTTNGGVTWTALPNSSLPSGVYSGFGWYFGQIRVNPTNDNELFLLSVDLYKTNDGGNNWYMAGPPWWDYTVHADKHDLVYINSSTFILATDGGLYKSTDGGMNFTDIENIPNTQFYRVAVNPHDNAMYYGGAQDQGTMSGNGAAINSWNRMFGGDGFQALFDPNDSYTWYVETQNGGIYYTDNNGNFYDNLDYGLNSSDRRSWDMPYIMSKSNSSILYTGTYRIYKMTGAPYGEWIPISNDLTDGIIFGSRFHVITTVDESAVNNQHLYTGTSDGNVWRTLNGGGSWVNITGSLPDRYVTDIKSSPNNLNTVFVAHSGYKSNDYIPHIHKSSNNGTSWTDISGDLPQLAVNDILILPGHNDSVVFVATDGGVYATLNNGINWDRIGSNMPIFPVYDIDYNSTTKKIIAGTFARSLMTFPMDSIISQGLITVNEVNSNSPVSSSVYPSPAIATLVLEIKGIQSGESVSISIFSMDGRPLKTINSQYSSKTVINIGDLNPGAYIIKSDVGGKTFINRFVKTSR, encoded by the coding sequence ATGAAAAATAAATTATTCCTTTACTTATCCATCTTCTCGATGGCAGTTATATTAACAAGTATCTCCTATTATTATACTTCCTTTTATCAACCACAACAAAATGCTAAAGCTAAAATCGAAAAGTTTAGCCGACCTGCTGAACATTTCTTTTTACAAAGAAGTTATCCGGATACTTTTTTTGATATCAAAGCCTATGAGGTAGTATTGAAACAGGAACAGATAAGATACGCAACTTCACGTTCATCATCCAGAAGCATTAATTCTGAATGGACTTTGGAAGGACCAGGCAATATCGGTGGCAGAATAAATTCAGTTGCGGTTCATCCCACAAATTCGAACATAATTTATGCTGGAAATGCCGGTGGCGGTATTTTTAAGACTACTAATGGCGGTACAACTTGGTTTCCAATCTTTGATGACCAGGCCTATCTTTCCATTGGTTGCCTAACCATTGATCCCAATGATCCTAATACTATATATGCAGGTACAGGAGATCCTAATATTTCAGGTTACCCTGCCATTGGCGATGGAATATATAAATCAACAGATGCAGGTGCCTCCTGGAATCATATTGGATTAACTGACCAGCGGATTGTTTCCAAAATTATTATTGATCCTTCAAACAGCAATACAATCTATGCTGCCACAATGGGGCTGCCTTTTGCACCTAATTCCGATAGAGGATTATATAAATCGAATGATGGTGGGATAACATGGAATCAAATTTTATTCATCTCCAGTGATGCAGGGATTATTGATTTAATAATGGATCCTTTTAATTCTCAAACAATCTATGCTGCTGGTTGGAACAGGATAAGGAACAATCAACAAAGTATAGTTTCGGGTCAGGCAGCTAAAATATACAAAAGCATGGATGGAGGGGTAAACTGGAATATTCTGGAAGGTGGCCTCCCAACTGATAATATGTCAAGGATAGGCATGTGTCATTCGCAGGTTAACCCCAATACCTTATTTGCTGTTTATGTTGATGCTTCAACCCTTGATTTACAAGGAATTTATAAAACAACAAATGGGGGTGTTACATGGACTGCTTTACCAAATTCAAGTTTACCTTCAGGGGTTTACAGTGGTTTTGGATGGTATTTTGGACAAATAAGAGTTAACCCAACAAATGACAATGAACTTTTTCTGTTAAGTGTAGATCTTTATAAAACCAATGATGGAGGTAACAATTGGTATATGGCAGGTCCACCATGGTGGGATTATACTGTTCATGCTGACAAACATGACCTGGTTTATATTAATTCTTCAACATTTATACTTGCCACTGATGGAGGCTTATACAAAAGTACAGATGGGGGAATGAATTTTACGGATATTGAAAATATTCCCAATACACAATTTTACAGGGTGGCAGTTAATCCTCATGACAATGCAATGTACTATGGAGGAGCTCAAGATCAAGGAACAATGAGTGGGAATGGGGCAGCAATTAATTCCTGGAATAGAATGTTTGGAGGAGATGGATTTCAGGCTCTGTTTGATCCAAATGATTCTTATACCTGGTATGTGGAAACTCAAAATGGAGGAATCTATTATACTGATAACAATGGGAATTTTTATGATAATTTAGATTATGGATTGAATTCTAGTGACAGGCGATCATGGGATATGCCTTATATTATGAGTAAATCAAACTCTTCCATATTATACACTGGTACTTACCGCATTTATAAAATGACAGGGGCTCCTTATGGTGAATGGATTCCAATAAGCAATGATCTTACTGATGGTATTATTTTTGGTTCTCGTTTTCATGTGATCACAACTGTTGATGAATCAGCAGTAAACAATCAGCATTTATATACAGGAACAAGTGATGGTAATGTTTGGAGAACATTAAATGGTGGAGGTAGTTGGGTAAATATTACAGGATCACTTCCGGATAGGTATGTTACTGATATAAAAAGTTCGCCAAATAATCTGAATACCGTTTTTGTGGCACATTCCGGTTATAAATCCAATGATTATATTCCACACATTCATAAATCATCAAATAATGGAACCTCCTGGACAGATATATCAGGTGATCTTCCTCAATTGGCAGTAAATGATATTTTAATTTTACCCGGGCACAATGATTCTGTAGTGTTTGTTGCAACTGATGGTGGAGTATACGCAACGCTTAACAATGGAATTAATTGGGATCGAATTGGAAGTAATATGCCAATATTTCCTGTATACGACATTGATTATAATAGCACCACAAAAAAAATCATAGCTGGAACTTTCGCCCGTTCATTAATGACTTTTCCTATGGATTCCATTATTAGCCAAGGTTTAATTACGGTTAATGAGGTTAATTCTAATTCTCCGGTTAGTTCTTCCGTATACCCCTCGCCAGCAATTGCTACGCTTGTTCTTGAAATAAAAGGTATTCAGTCAGGTGAATCTGTAAGCATTTCTATTTTTTCTATGGATGGAAGACCACTTAAAACTATAAATTCTCAATACAGTAGTAAAACGGTTATTAATATTGGAGATTTAAATCCAGGAGCATATATTATCAAATCAGATGTAGGAGGTAAAACGTTTATTAATCGATTTGTTAAAACTTCACGATAA
- a CDS encoding DUF1801 domain-containing protein, whose protein sequence is MQSKETTVKAYLESLPEERKAAMLKLRGAILQNIPQGFSEEINYGMIGYVVPHTLYPKGYHCDPKLPLPFIGIASQKNFIAVYHMGIYADKKLLEWFLSEYPKHCKAKLDMGKSCIRFKKADQIPYNLIGELAVKITPDQWILIYEEQFKKGK, encoded by the coding sequence ATGCAGTCAAAAGAAACAACAGTGAAGGCCTACCTGGAAAGTTTGCCGGAGGAGCGAAAAGCTGCAATGCTCAAACTAAGAGGAGCAATTTTGCAAAATATTCCTCAAGGATTTTCAGAGGAAATAAATTATGGAATGATAGGTTATGTGGTTCCTCATACACTTTATCCTAAAGGATATCATTGTGATCCTAAACTACCCTTGCCTTTTATTGGTATTGCATCACAAAAAAATTTTATCGCTGTTTACCATATGGGAATATATGCCGACAAGAAATTATTGGAATGGTTTCTTAGTGAATATCCAAAACACTGTAAAGCAAAATTAGACATGGGGAAAAGCTGTATACGTTTTAAAAAAGCGGATCAAATTCCTTATAATCTTATAGGCGAATTAGCTGTAAAAATTACTCCTGATCAGTGGATACTGATTTATGAAGAACAGTTCAAAAAAGGTAAATAA
- a CDS encoding transcriptional regulator — protein MFKDLNPLLHSQLRLAVISILISVEEADFTYLKEKTNSTAGNLSVQLEKLNEANYISIKKAFVGKRPKTTCKITKKGQKAFDEYIIILQQYINKPQ, from the coding sequence ATGTTTAAGGATTTAAATCCACTGTTGCATTCACAATTGAGGCTTGCTGTAATATCGATTCTTATTAGTGTAGAAGAAGCGGACTTCACTTATTTAAAAGAAAAGACCAATTCAACAGCAGGAAATTTAAGTGTGCAGCTTGAAAAATTAAATGAGGCCAATTATATCAGCATAAAAAAAGCATTTGTGGGAAAAAGACCTAAAACAACTTGTAAAATCACAAAAAAAGGCCAAAAAGCATTTGATGAGTATATAATCATCTTGCAACAATATATTAACAAGCCACAATAA
- a CDS encoding endonuclease/exonuclease/phosphatase family protein, protein MGKFKKIAYKTVLVGGILLSLLTAASLFYDTGLWFLQVLNFPRLGFFIALAFCLVSALALKKWHPIGNKLFIATLVAVISIQAYIIFPYTFLAPNAVPEADRSFRDQPADMSIMVANVLMTNRETAEFLEIVHEASPDILVTLEPDKWWMEKLAVLHSDYPYRVAYPASNTYGMALYSKLPLPQHKIYFLNQDSVPSIVATIRLRDGNTFRLMALHPVAPVPSGHPTNIGTVDEESLKLAGNMLSKDSLPTVLAGDFNDVGWSHNLKEFEKRSKMKDTRRGRGMYNTYNANSWIFRWPLDYVFVSHQWKVTEVERLDDFGSDHFPFMVKLVLE, encoded by the coding sequence ATGGGTAAATTCAAAAAGATAGCCTACAAAACCGTCCTTGTTGGAGGCATACTACTAAGCCTGCTAACCGCAGCGAGCCTTTTTTATGATACCGGCCTTTGGTTTTTGCAAGTGCTAAACTTTCCGCGGCTGGGCTTTTTTATTGCCCTTGCTTTTTGCCTCGTTTCAGCCTTGGCACTAAAGAAATGGCATCCTATAGGGAATAAGCTATTTATTGCCACCCTTGTAGCCGTAATTTCTATACAGGCTTACATAATATTCCCCTATACTTTTCTTGCACCAAATGCGGTTCCTGAAGCGGATAGGTCATTTAGGGACCAGCCTGCGGACATGAGCATTATGGTAGCAAATGTGTTGATGACTAACCGGGAAACGGCAGAATTTTTAGAAATAGTGCACGAAGCCTCACCGGATATCCTAGTAACGCTTGAACCTGACAAATGGTGGATGGAGAAATTAGCCGTGCTCCACAGCGACTATCCTTACCGCGTTGCTTACCCTGCTTCAAACACATACGGAATGGCACTGTACTCAAAATTGCCTTTACCCCAACATAAAATATATTTCCTCAACCAGGATAGCGTGCCAAGCATAGTTGCAACCATCCGGTTAAGGGACGGCAACACCTTCAGGTTGATGGCGCTGCACCCCGTAGCCCCTGTACCCAGCGGTCATCCCACCAATATTGGAACTGTGGATGAAGAATCCTTAAAACTGGCGGGGAATATGCTCTCCAAAGACAGCTTGCCTACCGTCTTGGCCGGGGATTTTAATGATGTGGGGTGGAGCCACAACTTGAAAGAGTTTGAAAAACGGAGTAAAATGAAGGATACCAGGAGAGGCAGGGGGATGTATAATACCTACAATGCAAATTCTTGGATTTTCCGTTGGCCGCTTGATTATGTGTTTGTCTCCCACCAATGGAAAGTGACGGAAGTGGAGCGGTTAGACGATTTCGGAAGCGACCACTTCCCTTTTATGGTAAAGTTGGTTTTGGAATAA
- a CDS encoding mechanosensitive ion channel family protein produces the protein MNEIIKTLEVYYYSFLKTIPRIGLAVLILIIGILIAGWLTSIFKNRIKGKSYDPLMTSFLAKAIKLVLIICIFFLALHSAGLSRIAGAIITMAGASAILLGFAFKDIAENFLAGIILAFNRPFHMNDTVQIEDVFGKIKSMEFRYTKITTFDGKNVYIPNSDILKKPVFNYTEDGYYRSDFIVGIAYENNIEKAKEIIATCFEENDRIVKDSQHVNFVAEDELAPSTVNLKVYFWITTEDFRKGFLQTKGLLIQQIKVKLEANGFNLPADITELKFYEASKSFPVNVVIKSISDTV, from the coding sequence ATGAATGAAATTATAAAAACCTTAGAAGTCTATTATTATAGTTTTTTAAAAACAATACCCCGTATTGGCCTAGCTGTTTTAATCTTAATTATTGGTATTCTTATAGCTGGCTGGCTTACATCTATTTTCAAAAATCGCATAAAGGGAAAATCATATGACCCACTTATGACTTCCTTTTTGGCCAAGGCTATAAAATTAGTTCTAATTATTTGTATTTTCTTTCTTGCGCTTCACTCAGCGGGCTTAAGCCGTATTGCAGGTGCTATAATAACTATGGCCGGAGCTTCGGCAATTTTGCTTGGCTTTGCGTTTAAAGACATTGCTGAAAATTTTTTGGCGGGAATCATACTTGCTTTCAATCGTCCTTTTCATATGAATGACACGGTGCAGATAGAAGATGTATTTGGAAAAATAAAATCTATGGAGTTCCGATATACCAAGATCACTACATTTGATGGTAAAAATGTTTATATTCCCAATTCGGATATTCTAAAAAAACCGGTGTTTAATTATACTGAAGACGGTTATTATCGTTCCGATTTTATCGTTGGGATCGCTTATGAAAATAATATTGAAAAGGCAAAAGAAATTATTGCAACGTGTTTTGAAGAAAATGACAGAATCGTTAAGGATTCCCAACATGTTAACTTTGTTGCTGAAGATGAATTGGCCCCAAGTACGGTAAACCTTAAAGTGTACTTTTGGATAACCACAGAGGATTTCCGAAAAGGCTTCCTGCAAACCAAAGGATTGTTGATACAACAAATTAAAGTAAAATTAGAGGCAAATGGATTTAATCTGCCAGCTGATATTACTGAACTAAAGTTTTACGAAGCATCAAAGAGCTTTCCTGTTAATGTTGTTATCAAGAGTATAAGCGATACCGTATAA